One genomic segment of Rhizobium viscosum includes these proteins:
- a CDS encoding M23 family metallopeptidase gives MRFSLSPKFGKSAGNFLVVALLASAATGCSSDVTRFGSLFSSSGQDQMTTNSIPRRSFNGPQGDPVPRADLGGSAMQPSYAQNDAMNQPYPGRPSYNPVATSSSPARMASAPVSVQRTELAPPSAASVSPRQRERDVALAQPFPAAPKPDRIAPAGVNAPRVAPDTLTTGTTPKVSGWSGTNAPSVTLRPGENIAILSRRYGVPEKEILRVNNLKTASAAQPGQAILIPTFNGGNNAAKAAAQSADLSKPGNLPQPTKGQEQKVAVVPGANSVRDKTVASADPTGKVPPAGGKNPNGGAGSYTVKQGDSLAKIAKATGANIDDIKAANNLSASSIRIGQELKIPNGGASADTVKTASIPAQKVEQVKPAQPASAPVQTASAQPAPYKAPAATQTVDDVEKKSDVSAAAPEATGIGKYRWPVRGQVIAAYGANVNGSRNDGIDISVPQGTAIKAAENGVVIYAGNGLKELGNTVLVRHDDGTVTVYGNADTLSVTRGQKIQRGQTVAVSGMSGNVKQPQVHFEVRKDASPVNPMTFLE, from the coding sequence ATGCGTTTCAGTCTTTCGCCGAAGTTCGGGAAATCGGCCGGCAATTTTCTGGTCGTCGCCTTGCTGGCGAGTGCAGCAACAGGCTGCAGCTCCGATGTAACACGTTTCGGCAGTCTGTTTTCCTCCTCCGGGCAGGATCAGATGACGACAAATTCGATCCCGCGCAGGAGTTTCAACGGGCCGCAGGGCGACCCGGTGCCGCGCGCCGATCTCGGTGGTTCGGCCATGCAGCCCTCCTACGCTCAGAATGATGCGATGAACCAGCCCTATCCGGGCCGCCCGAGCTATAATCCAGTCGCCACCTCAAGCTCCCCCGCACGGATGGCGTCCGCACCGGTTTCCGTTCAGCGCACCGAACTCGCGCCGCCGAGCGCAGCGTCTGTTTCTCCCCGTCAGCGGGAAAGAGACGTTGCGCTTGCCCAGCCGTTTCCGGCGGCTCCGAAACCCGATCGCATCGCTCCGGCGGGCGTGAATGCGCCGAGAGTTGCTCCCGATACGCTGACGACGGGCACGACGCCGAAGGTTTCGGGCTGGTCGGGGACCAATGCGCCGTCGGTCACGCTGCGTCCGGGTGAAAACATCGCTATCCTTTCCCGCCGCTATGGCGTTCCGGAAAAGGAAATCCTGCGTGTCAACAATCTGAAGACCGCTTCCGCGGCGCAACCCGGTCAGGCGATCCTCATCCCGACCTTCAACGGTGGCAACAATGCCGCCAAGGCCGCAGCCCAGTCCGCCGATCTTTCCAAGCCCGGCAACCTGCCGCAGCCGACGAAGGGCCAGGAGCAGAAGGTTGCAGTCGTTCCGGGCGCCAATTCGGTTCGCGACAAGACTGTCGCAAGCGCAGATCCGACAGGCAAGGTTCCTCCGGCAGGCGGCAAGAATCCGAACGGTGGTGCCGGCTCCTATACGGTCAAGCAGGGTGACTCGCTTGCCAAGATCGCCAAGGCGACGGGCGCCAACATCGACGATATCAAGGCGGCCAACAATCTGTCGGCGAGCTCGATCCGCATCGGTCAGGAACTGAAGATCCCGAATGGCGGGGCTTCCGCCGACACGGTCAAGACGGCCTCTATCCCGGCGCAGAAGGTCGAGCAGGTCAAGCCTGCCCAGCCGGCGAGCGCTCCGGTCCAGACAGCTTCCGCGCAGCCGGCGCCCTATAAAGCTCCTGCCGCCACACAGACGGTCGATGATGTCGAGAAGAAGTCCGATGTCAGCGCGGCTGCTCCGGAAGCCACCGGCATCGGCAAATATCGCTGGCCGGTCCGTGGCCAGGTGATCGCGGCCTATGGCGCCAACGTCAACGGCAGCCGCAATGATGGCATCGACATCTCGGTTCCGCAGGGCACTGCGATCAAGGCGGCTGAAAATGGCGTGGTCATCTATGCCGGTAACGGCCTGAAGGAACTCGGCAACACGGTTCTCGTCCGTCACGACGACGGCACCGTCACCGTCTACGGCAATGCCGATACGCTGAGCGTCACCCGCGGCCAGAAGATCCAGCGTGGCCAGACGGTCGCCGTGTCGGGCATGAGCGGCAACGTCAAGCAGCCGCAGGTTCACTTCGAGGTTCGCAAGGATGCGTCCCCGGTCAACCCCATGACATTTCTTGAATAG
- a CDS encoding protein-L-isoaspartate(D-aspartate) O-methyltransferase, whose translation MTAKLAEKEGFAALVLRLRAEGISDIDLLTAVEQTPRSLFVPPQFTENAYSSRTIPIECGSFLEGVDFAVRLLHHLKIRPGQRVLEIGTGSGFTAAVIGRIAERVLTVDRYKTLTLSAQRRMETLSLRSVIIRQADGSNGMQGEGTFDRILVTAAFNSMPRFYADQLVSGGSMIAPLMISENECRMVRLTKTGSRFEREELFDAPYLPIVPRLASQL comes from the coding sequence TTGACGGCAAAACTGGCCGAGAAGGAAGGCTTCGCAGCGCTGGTCTTGAGATTGCGTGCGGAAGGCATTTCCGACATCGATTTGCTGACGGCTGTCGAGCAGACGCCGCGCTCGCTTTTCGTCCCGCCGCAATTCACCGAGAACGCCTATTCCAGCCGCACTATCCCGATCGAGTGCGGCTCCTTTCTGGAGGGCGTCGATTTCGCCGTCCGTCTTTTGCATCATCTGAAGATCCGCCCTGGTCAGCGCGTGCTCGAAATCGGCACGGGCAGCGGCTTTACCGCGGCGGTCATCGGTCGCATTGCAGAGCGCGTATTGACGGTCGATCGCTACAAGACGTTGACGCTTTCGGCCCAGCGCCGCATGGAGACGCTCAGCCTGCGCAGCGTCATTATCCGTCAGGCAGATGGCAGCAACGGGATGCAGGGCGAGGGCACTTTCGATCGCATCCTCGTTACGGCTGCCTTCAATTCCATGCCGCGCTTTTATGCCGATCAGCTGGTGTCCGGCGGTTCCATGATTGCGCCGCTGATGATCTCCGAGAATGAATGTCGCATGGTGCGGCTGACAAAGACCGGCAGCCGCTTCGAGCGGGAAGAGCTCTTCGACGCTCCCTATCTGCCGATTGTTCCAAGGCTTGCTTCGCAGCTTTAG
- the surE gene encoding 5'/3'-nucleotidase SurE has protein sequence MRILLTNDDGIHAEGLGALERIARALSDDVWIVAPETDQSGLAHSLSLSEPLRLRKISDKHYALRGTPTDCVIMGVKQVLDIKPDLVLSGVNSGSNVADDVTYSGTIAGAIEGTMQGVRSFALSQAYIYDDGARILPWEVCEAHAPALLEKLMTVDLPEGTFLNLNFPNCRPDEVEGVDVTAQGKLAFNLQVDARTDGRGFPYYWLKFGERAGAFTEGSDIHALKHNKISVTPLKLDLTDYSVTDRVARALGHGVKG, from the coding sequence ATGCGCATCCTGCTGACGAATGACGACGGTATCCATGCCGAAGGCTTGGGTGCGCTGGAAAGGATCGCAAGGGCGCTTTCCGACGATGTCTGGATCGTCGCCCCCGAAACCGACCAGAGCGGCCTTGCGCATTCGCTCAGCCTTTCGGAGCCGTTGCGGCTCCGAAAGATTTCCGACAAACACTATGCGCTGCGCGGCACGCCGACCGATTGCGTCATCATGGGCGTCAAGCAGGTGCTGGATATCAAGCCGGACCTCGTTCTGTCCGGTGTTAATTCCGGCTCCAACGTCGCCGATGACGTGACCTATTCCGGCACCATCGCCGGAGCCATCGAAGGAACGATGCAGGGCGTGCGCTCCTTCGCCCTCAGTCAGGCCTATATCTATGATGACGGTGCCCGCATCCTGCCCTGGGAGGTGTGCGAGGCACACGCGCCGGCGCTGCTCGAAAAGCTGATGACGGTCGATCTTCCTGAGGGCACCTTCCTGAACCTTAATTTCCCGAACTGTCGTCCGGACGAAGTCGAGGGCGTTGACGTGACCGCGCAAGGCAAGCTTGCCTTCAACCTGCAGGTCGATGCGCGCACGGATGGTCGTGGCTTCCCCTATTATTGGCTGAAATTCGGCGAGCGCGCCGGCGCCTTTACCGAGGGCAGCGATATTCACGCTCTGAAGCATAATAAGATTTCGGTAACACCTTTGAAACTTGATCTGACCGATTATTCCGTGACGGACCGCGTGGCGCGGGCCCTCGGACACGGAGTAAAGGGTTGA
- the tatC gene encoding twin-arginine translocase subunit TatC, which yields MSGDIQDKPQPLIEHLMELRTRLIWSIAAFFIAFIVCFIFAKHIFNYLVYPYKLAVSWAHLDVEKAQLIYTAPQEFFFTQVKVAMFGGLVIAFPIIAAQIYKFVAPGLYKNERQAFLPFLIASPILFLMGGALVYFFFTPMVMWFFLSMQQAPGHDEVAISLLPKVSEYLSLIMTLVFSFGLVFQLPVITTLLARVGLLTSQWLAEKRKFAIVLAFVVAAVLTPPDPMSQIGLALPTILLYEISIYAARLVERQRSKQALEEASKSSDVAKTDSV from the coding sequence ATGAGCGGTGATATACAAGACAAGCCGCAGCCGTTGATCGAGCACCTGATGGAGCTGCGCACGCGGCTGATCTGGTCGATCGCTGCCTTCTTCATCGCCTTCATCGTGTGCTTCATCTTCGCCAAGCACATCTTCAATTACCTCGTCTATCCCTACAAGCTTGCTGTTAGCTGGGCCCATCTCGATGTCGAGAAAGCGCAGCTGATCTATACGGCACCGCAGGAGTTCTTCTTCACGCAGGTCAAGGTCGCCATGTTCGGCGGTCTTGTGATCGCCTTCCCGATCATCGCAGCGCAGATCTACAAGTTCGTCGCTCCCGGCCTCTACAAGAACGAACGCCAGGCTTTCCTGCCGTTCTTGATCGCATCGCCGATCCTGTTCCTTATGGGCGGCGCGCTGGTCTATTTCTTCTTCACGCCGATGGTCATGTGGTTCTTCCTGTCGATGCAGCAGGCGCCGGGCCATGACGAAGTTGCGATCTCGCTCCTGCCGAAGGTCTCGGAATATCTGAGCCTCATCATGACGCTCGTCTTCTCCTTTGGCCTCGTCTTCCAGCTGCCGGTCATCACCACACTTCTGGCCCGCGTCGGTCTTCTGACATCGCAGTGGCTCGCCGAAAAGCGCAAGTTCGCGATCGTGCTTGCCTTCGTCGTGGCTGCGGTGCTGACGCCGCCCGATCCCATGTCCCAGATCGGTCTTGCGCTGCCGACGATCCTTCTCTACGAGATTTCCATCTACGCGGCACGACTCGTGGAGCGTCAGCGTTCCAAACAGGCGCTTGAAGAGGCCAGCAAATCCTCTGACGTCGCCAAGACGGACAGCGTCTGA
- the serS gene encoding serine--tRNA ligase: protein MLDIKWIRENPEALDAALAKRGAEPLSQSLIALDEKRRSAVQKAQDLLSRRNAASKEIGAAMAQKNAELADKLKAEVAEIKETLPAAEEEERAFSAELNDQLSRIPNVPLDDVPVGKDEHDNVVTRIVGERPRWNHTPKEHFEIGEALGYMDFERAAKLSGSRFTVLTSQLAKLERALGQFMIDLHTTEHGYTEVSSPLMVRNEALFGTGNLPKFEEDLFKTTDGRYLIPTAEVTLTNLVREEILDQEKLPLRFTALTPSFRSEAGSAGRDTRGMLRQHQFWKCELVSITDAESSIAEHERMTACAEEVLKRLGLHFRTMTLCTGDMGFGSRKTYDLEVWLPGQNTFREISSCSVCGDFQARRMNARYRGKDDKATKFVHTLNGSGTAVGRCLIAVLENYLNEDGSVTIPDALLPYMGGLTKIERAA, encoded by the coding sequence ATGCTCGATATCAAATGGATCCGTGAGAATCCCGAGGCTCTCGATGCCGCCCTCGCAAAGCGTGGTGCGGAGCCCTTGTCGCAATCTCTCATCGCCCTTGATGAAAAGCGCCGCTCCGCCGTGCAGAAGGCGCAGGACCTGCTCTCCCGCCGCAACGCCGCCTCCAAGGAGATCGGTGCTGCCATGGCGCAGAAGAACGCCGAGCTTGCCGACAAGCTGAAGGCCGAGGTCGCCGAGATCAAGGAAACGCTGCCGGCTGCTGAAGAGGAAGAGCGTGCGTTTTCCGCCGAACTCAACGACCAGCTTTCGCGCATCCCGAACGTACCGCTCGACGATGTGCCGGTTGGCAAGGACGAGCACGACAATGTCGTGACCCGCATCGTTGGCGAAAGGCCACGCTGGAACCATACACCGAAGGAGCATTTCGAAATCGGCGAAGCCCTAGGCTATATGGATTTCGAGCGTGCAGCCAAACTCTCGGGCTCGCGCTTCACCGTTCTGACCAGCCAATTGGCCAAGCTCGAACGTGCGCTCGGCCAGTTCATGATCGACCTGCACACGACCGAGCACGGCTATACCGAAGTGTCTTCGCCGTTGATGGTGCGCAACGAAGCGCTGTTCGGCACTGGCAACCTGCCGAAGTTCGAGGAAGATCTCTTCAAGACGACCGATGGTCGTTACCTCATCCCGACGGCGGAAGTGACGCTGACCAACCTGGTACGTGAGGAAATCCTCGATCAGGAGAAACTGCCGCTGCGTTTCACCGCTCTCACGCCGTCCTTCCGTTCGGAGGCAGGCTCTGCCGGTCGCGACACGCGTGGCATGCTGCGCCAGCACCAGTTCTGGAAGTGCGAGCTGGTCTCGATCACCGATGCAGAAAGCTCGATTGCCGAGCACGAACGCATGACCGCCTGCGCCGAGGAAGTGCTGAAGCGTCTCGGCCTGCATTTCCGCACGATGACGCTCTGCACCGGCGATATGGGCTTCGGCTCGCGCAAGACCTATGACCTTGAGGTCTGGTTGCCGGGGCAGAATACGTTCCGCGAGATATCGTCCTGCTCGGTCTGCGGCGATTTCCAGGCACGGCGCATGAACGCCCGCTATCGCGGCAAGGACGACAAGGCGACGAAGTTCGTTCATACGCTGAACGGTTCCGGCACAGCTGTCGGCCGCTGCCTGATCGCGGTCTTGGAAAATTATCTGAACGAGGATGGTTCCGTCACGATTCCGGACGCTTTGCTGCCCTATATGGGCGGTCTGACGAAGATCGAACGGGCGGCTTGA
- a CDS encoding ATP-binding protein has translation MAEEINSVLLQELKRLADAVERLAGAPPAANDWNAADCFVWSPARQYLQPVKHPNRVALKLIRGVDHVRDILHENTVRFAEGYAANNVLLWGARGMGKSSLVKAVHEDVRRESSVSLKLVEVHREDIASLPTLLDLLKDTPHRVIVFCDDLSFDHDDTAYKSLKAALDGGVEGRPDNVLFYATSNRRHLLPRHMMENEQSTAINPSEAVEEKVSLSDRFGLWLGFHKCSQEDYLTMIDGYAEHFKLGLEREKMHAEALEWATTRGARSGRVAWQYIQDLAGRMRIHLDRA, from the coding sequence ATGGCCGAAGAAATCAATAGCGTTCTGCTGCAGGAGCTGAAGAGGCTTGCAGATGCAGTCGAACGGCTGGCCGGCGCCCCACCTGCTGCCAATGATTGGAACGCCGCCGACTGTTTCGTCTGGTCCCCTGCCCGCCAGTATCTGCAGCCCGTCAAGCACCCCAATCGCGTGGCTCTGAAGCTCATCCGCGGCGTCGATCACGTGCGCGATATCCTGCACGAAAACACCGTGCGCTTTGCCGAGGGCTATGCAGCCAACAACGTGCTGCTCTGGGGCGCACGTGGCATGGGTAAGTCTTCGCTGGTCAAGGCCGTGCATGAAGATGTGCGCCGCGAGAGCAGCGTATCACTGAAGCTCGTTGAAGTGCATCGCGAAGATATTGCCAGCCTGCCGACGCTCCTCGACCTCCTCAAGGATACGCCGCATCGCGTCATCGTCTTCTGCGACGACCTTTCCTTCGACCATGACGATACCGCTTATAAGTCGCTCAAGGCGGCGCTCGATGGCGGCGTGGAAGGGCGTCCTGACAATGTGCTGTTTTATGCCACGTCCAACCGGCGCCACCTGCTGCCGCGTCACATGATGGAAAACGAGCAGTCGACGGCAATCAATCCGTCCGAAGCTGTCGAGGAGAAAGTTTCACTCTCTGACCGTTTCGGCCTGTGGCTCGGTTTCCACAAATGCAGCCAGGAAGATTATCTGACGATGATCGACGGCTATGCCGAACACTTCAAGCTCGGCCTTGAGCGCGAGAAGATGCATGCCGAGGCGCTGGAATGGGCAACGACCCGCGGCGCCCGCTCCGGTCGTGTCGCCTGGCAATATATCCAGGACCTGGCCGGCCGCATGCGGATCCATCTCGACCGCGCTTAA